Proteins encoded together in one Malaclemys terrapin pileata isolate rMalTer1 chromosome 16, rMalTer1.hap1, whole genome shotgun sequence window:
- the KMT5A gene encoding N-lysine methyltransferase KMT5A isoform X1, translating into MAKGKTMSKPREGKAEAAAAAPESTERRGPGRPRMNGENVFLGQSKIYTYLSSNKSPGARPPLQEENSVMHHEVKCQGKTLNETCKRGDGKKSTLNTIEGAIKPEDQNDKESGCDSSVSFPNQKQEAAETQKNMPLPSDSTDAANAKQAQKKVVKAKPGPRRKAQGKISQNRKVTDYYPVRRSSRKSKTELQTEEKRRIDELIESGKEEGMKIDFIDGKGRGVIATKHFNRGEFVVEYHGDLIEITDAKKREAVYAQDPSTGCYMYYFQYLSKMYCVDATKETNRLGRLINHSKCGNCQTKLHDVDGVPHLILIASRDIKVGEELLYDYGDRSKASIEAHPWLKH; encoded by the exons ATGGCTAAAG GCAAGACCATGTCCAAGCCCCGGGAAGGCAAagcggaggcggcggcggcggctccggAGAGCACCGAGAGAAGGGGGCCCGGCCGCCCCAGGATGAACGGG GAGAACGTATTTCTTGGCCAGTCCAAAATCTACACCTACCTAAGTTCTAACAAATCTCCTGGTGCTCGTCCTCCACTTCAAGAGGAAAACTCAGTCATGCATCATGAGGTGAAATGTCAAGGCAAAACACTAAATGAAACATGCAAAAGAGGAGACG GGAAAAAAAGTACTCTTAATACAATAGAAGGTGCTATAAAACCAGAAGACCAGAATGATAAAGAAAGTGGGTGTGATTCTTCAGTGTCCTTTCCTAATCAAAAACAAGAAGCTGCAGAAACTCAGAAAAACATGCCTCTGCCTTCTGATTCTACTGATGCAGCAAATGCAAAGCAAGCTCAGAAGAAGGTGGTAAAAGCAAAACCTGGACCAAGGAGAAA AGCGCAAGGAAAAATATCACAGAATCGAAAAGTGACAGATTATTACCCTGTTAGAAGAAGTTCCCGGAAGAGCAAAACGGAATTGCAG actGAGGAAAAGAGGAGAATAGATGAATTAATTGAAAGTGGGAAAGAAGAAGGAATGAAG ATTGACTTCATTGATGGTAAAGGGAGAGGGGTAATTGCTACCAAACACTTTAATCGAGGAGAATTTGTGGTAGAATATCATGGGGATCTCATAGAGATCACTGATGCTAAAAAGCGAGAAGCTGTGTATGCCCAAGATCCATCCACAGGCTGCTATATGTACTACTTTCAGTATTTAAGCAAAATGTACTG TGTCGATGCTACAAAAGAGACTAATCGTCTGGGAAGGCTGATTAATCACAGCAAATGTGGCAATTGCCAAACAAAGCTTCATGATGTTGACGGCGTACCTCATCTCATACTGATAGCCTCGCGAGACATTAAAGTGGGTGAAGAACTATTGTATGATTATGGAGACAGGAGCAAAGCTTCCATTGAAGCTCATCCGTGGCTGAAACACTAA
- the KMT5A gene encoding N-lysine methyltransferase KMT5A isoform X2 — translation MSKPREGKAEAAAAAPESTERRGPGRPRMNGENVFLGQSKIYTYLSSNKSPGARPPLQEENSVMHHEVKCQGKTLNETCKRGDGKKSTLNTIEGAIKPEDQNDKESGCDSSVSFPNQKQEAAETQKNMPLPSDSTDAANAKQAQKKVVKAKPGPRRKAQGKISQNRKVTDYYPVRRSSRKSKTELQTEEKRRIDELIESGKEEGMKIDFIDGKGRGVIATKHFNRGEFVVEYHGDLIEITDAKKREAVYAQDPSTGCYMYYFQYLSKMYCVDATKETNRLGRLINHSKCGNCQTKLHDVDGVPHLILIASRDIKVGEELLYDYGDRSKASIEAHPWLKH, via the exons ATGTCCAAGCCCCGGGAAGGCAAagcggaggcggcggcggcggctccggAGAGCACCGAGAGAAGGGGGCCCGGCCGCCCCAGGATGAACGGG GAGAACGTATTTCTTGGCCAGTCCAAAATCTACACCTACCTAAGTTCTAACAAATCTCCTGGTGCTCGTCCTCCACTTCAAGAGGAAAACTCAGTCATGCATCATGAGGTGAAATGTCAAGGCAAAACACTAAATGAAACATGCAAAAGAGGAGACG GGAAAAAAAGTACTCTTAATACAATAGAAGGTGCTATAAAACCAGAAGACCAGAATGATAAAGAAAGTGGGTGTGATTCTTCAGTGTCCTTTCCTAATCAAAAACAAGAAGCTGCAGAAACTCAGAAAAACATGCCTCTGCCTTCTGATTCTACTGATGCAGCAAATGCAAAGCAAGCTCAGAAGAAGGTGGTAAAAGCAAAACCTGGACCAAGGAGAAA AGCGCAAGGAAAAATATCACAGAATCGAAAAGTGACAGATTATTACCCTGTTAGAAGAAGTTCCCGGAAGAGCAAAACGGAATTGCAG actGAGGAAAAGAGGAGAATAGATGAATTAATTGAAAGTGGGAAAGAAGAAGGAATGAAG ATTGACTTCATTGATGGTAAAGGGAGAGGGGTAATTGCTACCAAACACTTTAATCGAGGAGAATTTGTGGTAGAATATCATGGGGATCTCATAGAGATCACTGATGCTAAAAAGCGAGAAGCTGTGTATGCCCAAGATCCATCCACAGGCTGCTATATGTACTACTTTCAGTATTTAAGCAAAATGTACTG TGTCGATGCTACAAAAGAGACTAATCGTCTGGGAAGGCTGATTAATCACAGCAAATGTGGCAATTGCCAAACAAAGCTTCATGATGTTGACGGCGTACCTCATCTCATACTGATAGCCTCGCGAGACATTAAAGTGGGTGAAGAACTATTGTATGATTATGGAGACAGGAGCAAAGCTTCCATTGAAGCTCATCCGTGGCTGAAACACTAA